The DNA region TGGAACGCAAGCCCGCGAGGCAGATGAGCATGACGTACGGCGTCCACATCCACGTATCGACCATCACGATGGTCCACGGCGCGAGCGCTACGTCGCCGATCATCTGGAACGACCCCGGCGCGATGCCGGTGAAGAAGCTGACGATGTCGTTGAAAAGCCCTGTTTGCGGTTGCAGCAGGAACGTCCAGAAGTTGCCCACCACCGCGGGCGAGAGCATCATCGGCAGCAGGATCAGCGTGGTCCAAAAGCTATGTCCGCGAAACTGCCGGTTGATCAGCAAGGCAAGACCGAAACCCAGCAGCACCTCCAACCCGACCGACCAGAACACGAAACGCGCGGTCACCTGCATTGCGTACCAGATATCCTCGTCGGTCAGAATGTCGACATAGTTGTCGATGCCGACAAAGCGCGCCGGCACGCTCGGCATGTTCGACTTGAAGTTGGTGAACGACAGTCGAAGCGCCCAGATCAACGGGAAGATGTTGATCGCGAGCAGAAGCAGGATGGTCGGAAGAATGAACAGCCATGCGATGGCCCGATCCGACAGTCCGCTTAGCCGCTTCGCGATGCGCGTCGACGCACCCCCATCGAGACTGGTGGGTGAAAAAGGCTTATCTGCCAACATGCCTCGCTCCTTCAGGCGGACCGGAGACAGGCTGTTCAGCCGCCCCCGGTCCAGTCAAGTCAAGTCCGGCCAAAAGCTAATACTTCCCTTCTTGCTTAAAGACCTTGGTCCAATCTTTCACCAGCAGATCCAACGCATCTTTGGCCGTGCCCTTATCGGCCACGACGTAATCGTGCACGCGCTTTTGCATGTCGAGCAACAACTCGGCATAAGCCGGCTCTGCCCAGAAATCTTTGACGATTGCCATCGACTTCAGGAATGCGGGGGCAAACGGCGCGCTCTTCGGAAAGTCCGGGGCGTCGACCACCGATTTGGCCGCCGAATAGCCACCCAGTTGCCACCACTTCTTCTGCACGTCGGGTTGCGCGAACCACTTGATATATTCCAGCGCGTCTTCCTTATGGTCCGAGTACGAGACGACCGAGATGCCCTGCCCGCCCAACTGCGTGTATTGCTTCACCTCACGCGGATTGACGAAGAAGCCGATCTTGTCGCCACCGACATTCGGGTCTTTATAAAGCCCCGGAAAGAACGCGAACCAGTTCATCTGCATCGCCACCTGACCCGACTTGAACGCGTCGAGCCCTTCCTGCATGTAGGCGTTGGTCATGCCCGGCGCCGTGCAGCACTTATAGAGGGCCTTGTAGTATTCGAGCCCCTTCACCGCGCCTGGCGAGTTCACGAAGCCATCGAGGTGATAGGGCTTCTTGGGATCCTGATACTCGAAGCCGAAGTTGTACATGGCGTTGGTCACGCCCATCGTGATCCCCTCGGATCCACGCTCCGTGAAGATATACACGCCATAGACCGTCTTGCCGTCGATCTTTCGGCCCTGGAAGAATTCCGCAGTCTGCTTGAGTTCATCGAGCGTAGTGGGCGGCGCAAGCTCACGGTTGTATTTCTGCTTGAACTCCGCGCGCAGCTCCGGGCGTGCAAACCAGTCCTTACGGTAGGTCCATCCGACCGCGTCGGCCATTGCTGGCAACGCCCAATAGTTCGGCGTATTCTTTGGCCACTCCGAATATCCCACCACCGTGGCCGGCACGAAGTCGTCCATGGATATCTTGTTCTTGGTGAAGAAGTCGTTGAGCTTCACGTAATGTCCGTTGACCGCCGCGCCGCCGATCCACTGACTGTCGCCAATGATCAGATCACACAGCTTGCCGTGCGAATTGAGTTCATTGATAAAGCGGTCGGCATAACTGGTCCACGGTACGAACTCGAACTTCATCTTGATGCCGGTCTTGGCCGTGAAATCCTTCGACAGTTCGACCAGTGCGTTGGCGGGATCCCATGCCGCCCAGCAGAGTGTCAACTGCTTGTCCTGTGCGTGCGCGCCCGTTGCCGTGCCGAGCCCCAGCGATATGAGGGTTGCCGCCACTAGCCTCGCTGACGTTAGACGTAACATGTCTCTTCTCCTTGTCTTTCTCGGGTCTCCAACCTGATGACATTCAGCGCCCATGCGCCGGGCACCGCATTTCGGCTCTGGCAGATCAGAACTCGGTCCGCGTGTCGCGAGCGTCAGGCATGCGCATTCTCACGAAGATAAATCCGGGTTTCCGGCGTGGGGATGGCAAGCGCTCCCCGGACGTCGTTGACAAAATTGATCGCGGCAAGCCCGGCCCAATGCACAATGCCGCGCACGTCCTGATCGAGTATCACGTCGATCGCACGCTCCGACAGTTGGGCGCGGGTCTCCGCCGTGCATTCGTGGCCAATCAGGACGAGGTGTACCTTGTCGCCGGACTCCTGCAATGCCGCTGCAACGCCGGAGATGCCGCCGCCCGTCACATACACGCCGACCAGGTCCGCATGGCGCGCACTCAGGCCCTGCACGGCCAGGCCGGCGCCATCGTCGTCTTCGGCGAAGTCGGGTTCGGCAATCCAGCGCAGGTTGCGGAAGTCCTCCTCCAGCACCTGCGAAAAGCCGGTGCGCCGCTCCACCTGATCATGCAGACGCGACGATCCCGATAGCACGGCAACCGTGCCCAGCTTCGCGCAAAGAAAGCGCCCCATCAATAATCCTGCGGTGCGTCCGGCAATCCTGTTGTCGACCCCCACGTAGGCGGCGCGCCGGCTCGCGGGTAGATCGGAGAACACGGTAACGACCGGCACGTGAGCGTCGCTCATCTCTTCGATGAACCGCTCGACCCATGGATAGTCCAGAGGCGCGAGCACCAGCGCGTCGTAGTCGATCACTTCGGCGGCGAACGCCGCGGTCTCGCGTTGGCTGGAAAAATCGCAGCGGTAAAACGACGGGGTGATGCGATGCTCACGAAAGAAGCTGGCCGATAGCGCAATATCGCGCTCGACGTGATCGAGGAAGCGGGAGTTCACTTGCGGCAGCACGAACGCGACCCGGAACGAGCCGACCTTTGCCGGCCGGCCGCGGCTCGCCCGCTCGTCACGCAGATTCGCGAGTGCAAGATGCACGCGTTCTGCGGTTTCCGGACGCACGGCCTGATCGTCGCGCAGGACACGATCGACCGTGGCCACGCTGACGCCAGCCCGACGCGCAATCATCGTACGAGTAGCCGGCATGGGTCTCCTCCGGTGCCGAGCGAAAGAATTGTTTTGTTTTACTGAAGGTAGTTTTTTCCAGAAAAAATGCAAGCTTTTTTTCCCGGAAAAACCCGTCATTGATTTGATGAACAGAGCGGCGGCTAATCGGCGCCGCGAGCGCCGATGGCGTGCGGCGATGACGAGCGTCGGAAGAGAAAACCCCGGCCCACTGCCTACGGTCCGGATTGTGTAGTTGATTTCCCCAGCCACACACGACGCTTGAACGCAGGGGTGGATGACGAGGAAATTTGAAGTGATTGTTTACCGCGTCGAAGGCGGTGAGTTCCAGGAGATAGAAGACCGGGTACCGCATTGTGCGCGTGGGTCGCGACGTGACTCCCCGGCGAAGCACACGTCCCCTCGATCACCGCATGGAAAGGCACCAGGTGTGCATGCAGCGATTCACGCGCCCGTCTGCGATTTCGAAACCGTGAGCGGCAGACGTAACCAACCGGGCTCGAGGTCCGCGCTCCAGCGCTGCGAAAGCACCCCCCCGCGCCCGGCCGTCAACTCATCATTCCACCGTAACGGACTTCGCGAGGTTTCTCGGCTTGTCGACATCGGTCCCACGTGCGCACGCCGTATGGTAGGCAAGCAACTGCAACGGCACCACATGAAGCAGCGGTGACAGCGGCCCGTAATGCTCCGGCATCCTGATCACATGAATGCCCGGTTCGCTGCCGATCCGCGTGTCGGCATCGGCAAACACATACAGCTCGCCCCCGCGCGCCTTCACTTCCTGAAGATTCGACTTCAGCTTTTCCAGCAGCGTGTCGTTCGGCGCGATCGTCACGACCGGCATGGCGTCCGTGACAAGCGCCAACGGGCCATGCTTCAGTTCGCCGGCCGGGTAAGCCTCCGCATGAATGTAGGAAATCTCCTTGAGCTTGAGCGCCCCTTCCAGCGCAATTGGATAGTGCGAACCGCGGCCGAGGAACAGCGCGCTTTCCTTGCCGGAAAACTTCTCCGACCACGCGATGATCTGCGGCTCCAGGGCCAGCACGGCGTTCAATGCGGCCGGCAGATGGCGCAACTGGCGCACGTAGTCGGCTTCCTGTTCCGGGCTCACCGTGCCGCGGATTTTCCCCAGCGTCGCGGCAAGAACGAACAAACCGACCAGTTGCGTGGTGAACGCCTTGGTCGACGCCACGCCGATCTCGCGGCCCGCGTGCGTGTGAAACGACAGCGACGTCAAGCGCACCATCGCGCTCGTCGCCACATTGCAAACCGACAGCGTGTGCTTGTGTCCGAGTGACTGCGCGTGCTTCAAGGCAGCGAGCGTGTCGGCGGTTTCGCCGGATTGGGAAATCACGACCACCAACGCCTTCGGATTGGGCACTGAATCCCGGTAGCGGTATTCGCTGGCGATTTCGACCTGGGTCGGAATCTTCGCGATCGATTCGAGCCAGTACTTGGCCGTCAGTCCCGAGTAGTAACTCGTGCCGCAAGCGAGAATCAACAGGCTGTCGATGTCCGCGAACACGGCTGCCGCCTGCTCGCCGAACAGCGAGGCATCGAGCGACTCGCCTTGCGGCACCGTGTCAGCGATCGCGCGCGGTTGCTCGAAAATTTCCTTCTGCATGAAATGCCGGTACGGTCCGAGTTCCACGCCACCGCCGTATGCGGCCACGGTGCGCACTTCGCGCTGCACGTCGGCACCCTCGCGGCCCACCACGCGCACGCGCTCGAGCGTCAACTCGCACACGTCGCCCTCTTCCAGGAAGATGAAGCGCTCGGTCTCGCCCGCCAACGCCAGCGCGTCGGAGGCGAGAAAATTCTCGCCTTCGCCGAGGCCGACGACGAGCGGCGAACCTTGCCGCGCCCCCACGACGAGATGCGGATGAGCCTTGTGCTCGACCGCGATCGCGTACGCGCCGTCCAACTGCTTCACGGCTTCCCGAACCGCCTCGAACAGATCGCCGCGATACAGGCAATGCACGAGGTGCGCAACCACTTCCGTGTCGGTTTGCGAAACGAACACATAGCCTTTCGAGCGCAGCATCTCACGCAGCGGCTCGTAGTTTTCGATGATGCCGTTATGCACCAGCGCCAACTCATCCTTGGAGAAGATCGGATGCGCGTTGTCCGTGACAGGCGCGCCGTGCGTCGCCCAACGGGTGTGCGCGACGCCCGTGCCGCCTTCGAGATGCGTTTCGCGCGCCTGCGCGTCGAGGTCCGCGACCCGTGCCGTGCTGCGCGCGCGGCGCGGGCCGGCGGCGGCGAGCACGGCGACGCCGCACGAGTCGTAGCCACGATACTCGAGACGACGCAGTCCTTCGATCAGAACCGGGACGATGTTACGTTGCGCTACCGCGCCGACAATGCCACACATAAAATTGCTTTCCCACGTGATGTTGTATCGGATGGGGCGAGCCGCCCCGGATCGAGCCGAGCCTCAGGCGAACCCGGCAGGATTGGTCGATTGCCAGCGCCAATGGTCCGCGCACATGCGTTCGATGCCGTACTGCGCGCGCCAGCCGAGCAGTTTTTCGGCAGCGGCCGGATCGGCGAAACAGGACGCGACGTCGCCCGGACGGCGCGCCACGATTTCATAAGGCACCGGCCTCGCCGATGCCTTTTCGAACGAGCGCACCACGTCCAGCACGCTATAGCCCTGCCCCGTGCCGAGATTCACGACGAAGCCCGCATCGCGCTCGACGAGCGCATCGAGCGCGGCCAGGTGTCCGCGCGCCAGATCCACCACGTGGATGTAATCACGCACGCCGGTGCCATCCGGCGTGTCGTAATCGCCGCCGAACACCCGCAGCTTCTCCAGCTTGCCGACTGCCACCTGCGCGACATACGGCATGAGGTTGTTCGGCACGCCGCCCGGATCTTCGCCGATCAGGCCGCTCTCGTGCGCGCCGACCGGATTGAAATAGCGCAGCGTGGCAATACGCCATGACGGGTCCGACACTTCCAGATCGCGCAGCACCTGTTCGGCGATCAGCTTCGTCTGGCCGTACGGGTTGGTGGCCGAGAGCGGAAACGATTCGTCGATCGGCGAGGTCTTCGGCACGCCGTACACGGTGGCCGACGAACTGAACACGAACTGCTTCACATCGCGCGCGCGCATGACCGCGAGCAGCGCGAGCAGACTGCCGAGATTGTTGTCGTAATACTCGATCGGCTTCGAGACCGATTCGCCCACCGCTTTCAACGCCGCGAAGTGGATCGCGCCGGTCACCGGATGCGCATCGAAAATGCGTTGCAACGCGGCTTCGTCGCGCGAATCCGTTTCATGGAACGCCACGCGTTTGCCGGTGATCTGCTCGACGCGTTTGAGCGACTCGCGATTGCTGTTGACGAGGTTGTCCACCACGACCACGTCGTAGCCGCCGTTCAGCAATTCGACACAGGTATGCGAGCCGATAAAACCGGCGCCCCCGGTTACCAGAATCGTGCCTTTCAAAGCCATGCGAAATTTTCCTTTATATCGATTCAACGTGAGCGGCACGCCCACTCAATGCCGCTCGGCCGTACTCACGCCGACGGTCGCGAGGCCGCCGTCCGTCACGTAAGGCACGATGCCGGTTTGCGCAATGCGCGCGGCGGTGTCAGTGGCGCAGGATTCGTCGGCGGGCGCGCAATAGTCGATAGCCAGCACCGGCAGCCTGTACTGATCGCGAATGATCGCCGCCTGCGCGAGCAGCCAGTCGCGATCGGCCTGCGGCACTTCGGTATAGCGCTGTTTGCCGGCGTCCCACCCGCGATACAGCGATTCGAACGCCACCATGTAGGCGAGACCATGGACCTGAGGCAACACCTCGAACCCGCGGTTGAAAATCAGCTTCGCACGCGGATAGCGCGCCTTGATCGCGCGGATGACCCGCACCAGCCCCGCTTCCTGCGCGGCTCGCGCGGCGTCGGTTTTGGCGATCAGGTGGTACGAGTCGAGCGTGTCGAGGAAGAAGCCCCGATAGCCTTTCTTCCATAGCGGCGCGATCACCTTGTCGACGAAAAACGCCGGCCATTCAGCGGCCGTCTGATCGACCACATGCGAAGCCCACGTTTCATTGACACCGGGCAGCCACGCTTTCGGCATCGCGCTGTAATACGCGCGATGCGGGTTCACTTCACCCACGCTCACATAGGCGAACCACGCGGGATGCGCGTTCGCATGAGCACGCGGATCGAAGCGCGCGTCGGGCTCGACCACCACGACATCGAACGGGGCCAGCTCTTCCACAGGCGGATTCGCACCGTAGTACAGCGCCACCGACGGACCCGCCGGCGCGTGCGCCTCATCCGCCGCGCCCTGCGCATGCGCCACGGAAGCCAGCGCGCCGAGCGCGGCGAGGCGCGTGAGCCGGCTCACACGCCGCAGCAGCGCGCGTAATGGAGAACGTCGGTCGTAATCATGCTCAGGCAAAGCCAGTTCCTCTTTGATGTTGTGCGGGCAACGCCGCCCGCTTCAGATCGTCGGTGCTAACTACCCACTGGCAGGAACGACCACCAGCAGATACTGTCGAGCGCGACAGTCGCAATCGACGGACTGAACCCCGCCTGCTGCGCGGCCGTCCACGCGGTTTGCGCGGCCGAACTCGCGGTGCATGTCGACGCATAGTCGAGCGACCCGGTGAAAAACCCGCTGCGCCCGAGATTCTGTTCAGTGGTTTGCCAGGACTTCAACTGTTGCACGACCGACGTGCTCGTCGACGGCAGGAACACCTGTTCCGCGATCACGCCGTCGATCAGCCACGGAAACGATACGCCCCCCGTCGTCCCGCCGATAGCCTGCACCGGCGCGGCATTCGGCACCAGCGCAAGATCCGGAAAGCGCTCGCGCAGTTGCTTGACGAGATCGAGACCGCCTTGCGCACAGCTTGCATCGCACGGGGCGGTGGACGAATTGACGCCGTGTCCGACGATCTCGAAGTTATCCAGCATGAATCCGTCGACGCCGGTTGCCGCGAGACGCGGAGCAACATAGTTGACGATCAGATTCTGATAGCCGGCGTTGGCGGGATTCATCCAGTATTCCGGGTAGCCCTGATATTTGCTGATTTGCGCCGCGCTGTTCGCGCCGCACGACACGAAGCCCGAGGGCACGGTGTTCCAGTAAGTCCGCGATTTCTCGCAGGCGCCGAAATTCAGATAGCTGAGCACTTTCGCGCCGTTCGCCTTCAATGCCGCGATCTGTGCGGCGGAAAAGGCCGGCGTGCCGGTGCCAGGATCAGCGTCGATCACGATCAGCCTGAACGTGGACGCGGCCTGGGCGAGGTCGATCGCGCTGCCCTGCCCGTAAAAAGCGGCCCAAACCGGCGAGGGCGGCAACGCGCGGGCCGCCGAAATCGCCGGCGCGGGGCTCGCCGGTTGCGTGCTGGTGTTTGTGTTCGTGCTGGTGCTGGTGTTCGTGCTGGTGTTCGTGCTCGTGCTGGTGTTCGTGCTGGTGTTCGTGTTCGTGGCGGTGTTCGTGTTCGTGGCGGGATTCGTCGAACCGGGCGCATTAGAAACGTTAGTCCCGCTGACGCCGGCCGGCGAGGCCGAGGCAGCGGTCGAGCCACCCGTGCCGGCGCCGCCGCTACTGCCGGAACCGCCGCCACCGCACGCGGCCATCAAACCGGCAGCGGCGAATACGATCGCCGCGTCGAGCCATCGCCGCGCTATGCGCGAGGCAGCGTGAATAGTGGAGGCTGGGCGCGCGCGGGCGGCCCGCTGAAGCGGGCCAAAGTCATACTGTTGCATGGTGGAATCCGGAGTCGAACGGTGTCAGGCCGAAGGTGCGGGCGTGCCGCTTCGACCCGCGAGACGTGCATCAGCCTTCACCGTTATGCAACGGCAGGCCATGCGCGAAGCCGAGTCGAAACAGCAGCGCCCTTTGTTCAACCCCGCAACATATACGTTTCGTATTCCAAAGACATGAATTTGCGGTCGAGCACTTTCACCGCCGCCACCACCACGACGAGCAGCGCGAGCGCAAATCCATAGCCGTAGAAATCCGGCCCGAGCTTGAGCGTGATGCCGGTAAAAAGCCCGTTCAGCACGACGAATGCGCCGGTCAGACGCAGCACGACGCGGCGCCCGTCGAGATAGAAGAACACGTTGAGCAGCCCGAGCAGCAACACCTGCAGACTCGCCGACACCACGTCGACGACCAGCAGCGGCATATACAGCGGCGAGATGCCGAGCGAGCCCAGCACGCGTTCGCCGAAGGCGATGATCAGCAACAGCACGACCGCCTGCACCTTGATGATCTCGTACAGACCGGCCCGTACGCTGCCCACCATCATGTCGCGCATTTCGTTGATATGGCGCAGAGTCGCGCCGCTGCGCACCGCGTCGTAGAAGGCGTCGTAGTACTCGACGAAATCCGCCTCGATCCGCACGAGGAACGTCGCCATGCCGGGCATCACGCACACGTAGGCGATAAAAATCGGAATGTCGTAGATCACCGAGGCGCGCAGCGGCCCGATCACCGCTGTGCCCGTGCCCGGCGAATACCAGAACATGAACTTGTCGAGCCACACACCGATGTTGAACAGCAGGCCGACCAGCGCGAGGCTCGGATAGGCGAAGCGCCGCTCGAACACTTCGAACGAAACAAAGCGCTCACTGCGGTAGTTACGGTAGATCAGGCCCGACAACCCGGCGAGCAGAACGATGTGCCCCGCCACGAAGCCGCCCAGCAGACCGACCAGCCCGAAGCCGTTCAACGCGAGCGCGAGGCACACCACGCAGGCATAGCCCACGGCGAACACCAGCAG from Paraburkholderia aromaticivorans includes:
- a CDS encoding carbohydrate ABC transporter permease — protein: MLADKPFSPTSLDGGASTRIAKRLSGLSDRAIAWLFILPTILLLLAINIFPLIWALRLSFTNFKSNMPSVPARFVGIDNYVDILTDEDIWYAMQVTARFVFWSVGLEVLLGFGLALLINRQFRGHSFWTTLILLPMMLSPAVVGNFWTFLLQPQTGLFNDIVSFFTGIAPGSFQMIGDVALAPWTIVMVDTWMWTPYVMLICLAGLRSIPDYIYEAAEVDRATPWRQFWSITLPMTMPFLMLAVLFRGIENFKMFDMVNLLTSGGPGSVTETVSITLKRAAFEKWQTGYSSALAIILFVTVFGAANIYVKALNRIKQR
- a CDS encoding ABC transporter substrate-binding protein, with the protein product MLRLTSARLVAATLISLGLGTATGAHAQDKQLTLCWAAWDPANALVELSKDFTAKTGIKMKFEFVPWTSYADRFINELNSHGKLCDLIIGDSQWIGGAAVNGHYVKLNDFFTKNKISMDDFVPATVVGYSEWPKNTPNYWALPAMADAVGWTYRKDWFARPELRAEFKQKYNRELAPPTTLDELKQTAEFFQGRKIDGKTVYGVYIFTERGSEGITMGVTNAMYNFGFEYQDPKKPYHLDGFVNSPGAVKGLEYYKALYKCCTAPGMTNAYMQEGLDAFKSGQVAMQMNWFAFFPGLYKDPNVGGDKIGFFVNPREVKQYTQLGGQGISVVSYSDHKEDALEYIKWFAQPDVQKKWWQLGGYSAAKSVVDAPDFPKSAPFAPAFLKSMAIVKDFWAEPAYAELLLDMQKRVHDYVVADKGTAKDALDLLVKDWTKVFKQEGKY
- a CDS encoding LacI family DNA-binding transcriptional regulator: MPATRTMIARRAGVSVATVDRVLRDDQAVRPETAERVHLALANLRDERASRGRPAKVGSFRVAFVLPQVNSRFLDHVERDIALSASFFREHRITPSFYRCDFSSQRETAAFAAEVIDYDALVLAPLDYPWVERFIEEMSDAHVPVVTVFSDLPASRRAAYVGVDNRIAGRTAGLLMGRFLCAKLGTVAVLSGSSRLHDQVERRTGFSQVLEEDFRNLRWIAEPDFAEDDDGAGLAVQGLSARHADLVGVYVTGGGISGVAAALQESGDKVHLVLIGHECTAETRAQLSERAIDVILDQDVRGIVHWAGLAAINFVNDVRGALAIPTPETRIYLRENAHA
- the glmS gene encoding glutamine--fructose-6-phosphate transaminase (isomerizing), yielding MCGIVGAVAQRNIVPVLIEGLRRLEYRGYDSCGVAVLAAAGPRRARSTARVADLDAQARETHLEGGTGVAHTRWATHGAPVTDNAHPIFSKDELALVHNGIIENYEPLREMLRSKGYVFVSQTDTEVVAHLVHCLYRGDLFEAVREAVKQLDGAYAIAVEHKAHPHLVVGARQGSPLVVGLGEGENFLASDALALAGETERFIFLEEGDVCELTLERVRVVGREGADVQREVRTVAAYGGGVELGPYRHFMQKEIFEQPRAIADTVPQGESLDASLFGEQAAAVFADIDSLLILACGTSYYSGLTAKYWLESIAKIPTQVEIASEYRYRDSVPNPKALVVVISQSGETADTLAALKHAQSLGHKHTLSVCNVATSAMVRLTSLSFHTHAGREIGVASTKAFTTQLVGLFVLAATLGKIRGTVSPEQEADYVRQLRHLPAALNAVLALEPQIIAWSEKFSGKESALFLGRGSHYPIALEGALKLKEISYIHAEAYPAGELKHGPLALVTDAMPVVTIAPNDTLLEKLKSNLQEVKARGGELYVFADADTRIGSEPGIHVIRMPEHYGPLSPLLHVVPLQLLAYHTACARGTDVDKPRNLAKSVTVE
- the galE gene encoding UDP-glucose 4-epimerase GalE is translated as MALKGTILVTGGAGFIGSHTCVELLNGGYDVVVVDNLVNSNRESLKRVEQITGKRVAFHETDSRDEAALQRIFDAHPVTGAIHFAALKAVGESVSKPIEYYDNNLGSLLALLAVMRARDVKQFVFSSSATVYGVPKTSPIDESFPLSATNPYGQTKLIAEQVLRDLEVSDPSWRIATLRYFNPVGAHESGLIGEDPGGVPNNLMPYVAQVAVGKLEKLRVFGGDYDTPDGTGVRDYIHVVDLARGHLAALDALVERDAGFVVNLGTGQGYSVLDVVRSFEKASARPVPYEIVARRPGDVASCFADPAAAEKLLGWRAQYGIERMCADHWRWQSTNPAGFA
- a CDS encoding endo alpha-1,4 polygalactosaminidase, with translation MPEHDYDRRSPLRALLRRVSRLTRLAALGALASVAHAQGAADEAHAPAGPSVALYYGANPPVEELAPFDVVVVEPDARFDPRAHANAHPAWFAYVSVGEVNPHRAYYSAMPKAWLPGVNETWASHVVDQTAAEWPAFFVDKVIAPLWKKGYRGFFLDTLDSYHLIAKTDAARAAQEAGLVRVIRAIKARYPRAKLIFNRGFEVLPQVHGLAYMVAFESLYRGWDAGKQRYTEVPQADRDWLLAQAAIIRDQYRLPVLAIDYCAPADESCATDTAARIAQTGIVPYVTDGGLATVGVSTAERH
- a CDS encoding endo alpha-1,4 polygalactosaminidase, translated to MPPSPVWAAFYGQGSAIDLAQAASTFRLIVIDADPGTGTPAFSAAQIAALKANGAKVLSYLNFGACEKSRTYWNTVPSGFVSCGANSAAQISKYQGYPEYWMNPANAGYQNLIVNYVAPRLAATGVDGFMLDNFEIVGHGVNSSTAPCDASCAQGGLDLVKQLRERFPDLALVPNAAPVQAIGGTTGGVSFPWLIDGVIAEQVFLPSTSTSVVQQLKSWQTTEQNLGRSGFFTGSLDYASTCTASSAAQTAWTAAQQAGFSPSIATVALDSICWWSFLPVGS
- the pelG gene encoding exopolysaccharide Pel transporter PelG translates to MAGIGFELRKIMRRDTLAGVARAYAYAGLISSGPLILSIFGILIIGLISLTSVIPTFAIVQFQVSVTYLIALSLILTGPLQLSFTRFISDRLFEKRDDLVLSNYNGVVLVSSILASVVAVIAMLVGFREEPLIYRLLMITGFVVVSNIWIAVIFLSSVKQYRQILLVFAVGYACVVCLALALNGFGLVGLLGGFVAGHIVLLAGLSGLIYRNYRSERFVSFEVFERRFAYPSLALVGLLFNIGVWLDKFMFWYSPGTGTAVIGPLRASVIYDIPIFIAYVCVMPGMATFLVRIEADFVEYYDAFYDAVRSGATLRHINEMRDMMVGSVRAGLYEIIKVQAVVLLLIIAFGERVLGSLGISPLYMPLLVVDVVSASLQVLLLGLLNVFFYLDGRRVVLRLTGAFVVLNGLFTGITLKLGPDFYGYGFALALLVVVVAAVKVLDRKFMSLEYETYMLRG